One stretch of Pradoshia sp. D12 DNA includes these proteins:
- a CDS encoding DUF4272 domain-containing protein: MNSPIGRKKRTEKLLKEMGIPINTHLHTLESENSLHFKDIEQVIDRIIAITIVSAKGSGAPDETIDEFLESYNAKELFSPEEKEFIENEEPDQDEYNTYSWKIECNSALLWAINLIPDLPFPHTLSDVETLYDLVLHSTKEELLERASYRDKNEILDALDLLYRLHWAIAETRMNNEEFPIEISPGVVYERRYALNWMINILDEEWDDISMDTI, from the coding sequence ATGAATAGTCCAATAGGAAGAAAAAAGCGGACAGAAAAATTATTAAAAGAGATGGGAATCCCAATAAATACACACTTACATACATTAGAAAGTGAAAATAGCCTGCATTTTAAAGATATTGAACAGGTGATTGACCGAATTATTGCCATCACTATAGTATCGGCTAAAGGCAGCGGTGCCCCCGATGAAACGATCGACGAATTTTTAGAGAGTTACAATGCGAAAGAATTATTTTCTCCTGAGGAAAAAGAGTTCATTGAGAATGAAGAACCTGACCAGGACGAATATAACACCTACTCCTGGAAAATTGAATGTAACTCTGCCCTTTTATGGGCCATTAATCTGATACCCGATCTTCCATTCCCACATACTTTATCCGATGTAGAAACACTTTATGATCTTGTATTGCATTCTACCAAGGAAGAGCTATTGGAACGGGCTTCCTATCGGGACAAAAATGAAATACTGGATGCACTCGATCTTTTGTACAGACTCCATTGGGCTATTGCCGAAACTCGTATGAATAATGAAGAATTTCCGATTGAAATTAGTCCCGGTGTTGTTTACGAGAGAAGATATGCTCTAAATTGGATGATTAATATCTTGGATGAGGAATGGGACGATATATCAATGGATACAATCTAA
- a CDS encoding cytochrome P450 — translation MKGIKEIPREKTVDNTLTLLSEGYEFISNRRKQFNSDIFQTRLLGQKVICMTGEEAGRAFYDEDRFIRKPAIPMRIQKSLFGKNGVQTLDEEEHRHRKGMFMSIMTHQSLDKLQEITKKQWMSVIPKWEKSKKVILMEEAKQVLYRIACEWAGVPLKEKEVKKRAEEMFNLVDSIGGVGPRYQKGRWARRDSDKWVADIIGQVRDGKLRAEQGTALSIIANHRDLTGELLEPELAAVELINIIRPVVANCYFVVFCAIAMHDYPEVRKLLKTNNEVYNKMFVQEVRRYYPFAPFLGARVRKDFYWNEYPFKKGTLVLLDLYGTNHHPNLWDDPDTFNVERFREWKDSPFAFIPQGGGDYDKGHRCAGEWATVKILQTTVDFLVKDIDYEVPEQDLAISKTRIPTYPKSGFIIQNVKSI, via the coding sequence ATGAAAGGTATAAAAGAAATTCCTCGTGAAAAAACCGTTGATAACACCCTTACCCTATTATCAGAAGGGTACGAATTTATTTCTAACAGGCGAAAGCAATTCAATTCGGACATATTTCAGACTCGCCTTCTGGGACAGAAGGTTATTTGTATGACAGGAGAGGAAGCTGGAAGAGCCTTCTATGATGAAGATCGATTTATTCGTAAACCGGCAATTCCGATGAGAATTCAGAAATCTCTTTTTGGTAAAAATGGTGTACAAACGCTGGATGAAGAAGAACACCGACATCGTAAAGGGATGTTCATGTCGATTATGACACACCAAAGTTTGGACAAACTCCAGGAAATCACAAAAAAACAATGGATGTCGGTTATCCCTAAATGGGAAAAGAGTAAAAAAGTGATTTTAATGGAAGAGGCTAAACAAGTTCTTTACAGGATTGCCTGTGAGTGGGCTGGAGTTCCGTTAAAAGAAAAGGAAGTAAAAAAGAGAGCAGAAGAAATGTTTAATTTAGTTGATTCTATTGGTGGAGTGGGTCCAAGATACCAAAAAGGCAGATGGGCAAGAAGAGACTCAGATAAGTGGGTTGCTGATATTATTGGACAAGTACGGGATGGGAAACTAAGAGCTGAGCAAGGTACTGCTTTATCGATCATAGCTAATCATCGTGATTTGACTGGTGAATTGTTGGAACCGGAATTGGCTGCGGTCGAATTAATTAATATCATTCGACCTGTGGTGGCTAATTGTTATTTTGTTGTATTCTGTGCTATAGCGATGCATGATTATCCTGAGGTACGTAAATTATTGAAAACCAATAATGAAGTGTACAATAAAATGTTTGTACAGGAAGTACGTCGCTATTATCCTTTTGCACCATTTTTAGGAGCCAGAGTCCGCAAAGACTTTTATTGGAATGAATATCCGTTCAAAAAAGGGACATTGGTTCTTTTGGATCTATACGGAACCAATCATCATCCGAATCTTTGGGATGATCCAGATACATTTAACGTTGAGCGATTTAGAGAATGGAAGGACAGCCCATTTGCCTTTATTCCACAAGGCGGCGGAGATTATGATAAGGGACACCGTTGTGCAGGGGAATGGGCTACCGTCAAGATTTTGCAAACAACTGTTGATTTTCTAGTTAAAGATATTGATTATGAAGTACCCGAACAGGACTTAGCAATCAGTAAGACCAGAATACCAACCTACCCAAAAAGTGGATTCATTATCCAAAATGTAAAAAGTATTTAA
- the rsgA gene encoding ribosome small subunit-dependent GTPase A, whose translation MNLKQLGWNKHFEEAFKQYSNKEYTVGRIALEHKGMYRVFSADGNLLAEVTGKMRHEAKESSDFPAVGDWVTITSRKDEQKATIHAVLPRKSKFSRKKAGVTTEEQLVAANIDTIFLVNALNTDFNMRRLERYLLMAWESGANPVIILSKSDLCDDVDQKIREVEAIALGVPIHAISAENRMGLEQLDPYIQEGKTVALLGSSGTGKSTLTNVLYGDSILEVKSIRKDDDKGRHTTTHRELVILNGGGIIIDTPGMRELQLWEADEGISHSFTDIEELASQCKFTDCKHKTEPSCAVQEAISNKTLSKERFASYLKLQRELAYLNRKENQRAALAEKAKWKKTKG comes from the coding sequence TTGAATTTAAAACAATTAGGCTGGAATAAACATTTTGAAGAAGCTTTCAAACAATATAGCAATAAAGAATATACAGTAGGCCGTATAGCTTTGGAGCATAAAGGTATGTATCGTGTTTTCTCAGCTGATGGTAATCTTTTAGCTGAAGTTACAGGCAAAATGCGTCATGAAGCAAAGGAAAGCTCAGATTTTCCTGCAGTCGGTGATTGGGTTACCATCACTTCCCGAAAAGATGAGCAAAAAGCAACCATCCACGCCGTACTGCCAAGAAAAAGTAAATTCTCAAGAAAGAAAGCTGGAGTGACAACTGAAGAGCAACTTGTCGCAGCCAATATCGATACCATTTTCTTAGTCAATGCACTAAACACCGATTTTAATATGCGCAGGCTGGAACGTTACTTATTGATGGCTTGGGAAAGCGGAGCAAATCCTGTCATTATTTTAAGCAAATCTGATTTATGTGATGATGTTGATCAAAAAATCAGAGAAGTAGAGGCAATCGCATTAGGTGTACCCATTCATGCTATCAGTGCGGAAAACAGGATGGGTTTAGAGCAATTAGACCCTTATATCCAAGAAGGTAAAACAGTTGCTTTACTTGGTTCATCTGGTACCGGTAAATCAACATTAACAAATGTACTATACGGCGACAGCATCCTAGAGGTTAAATCCATTCGGAAAGATGATGATAAAGGGAGACACACAACTACACACCGAGAACTAGTTATCCTTAATGGAGGAGGGATCATAATTGATACTCCCGGAATGAGGGAATTACAATTATGGGAAGCCGACGAAGGAATCAGTCATAGTTTCACTGATATAGAAGAATTAGCTTCACAATGTAAATTCACAGACTGTAAACACAAAACCGAACCAAGTTGCGCAGTACAGGAGGCAATATCCAATAAAACGCTGAGTAAAGAACGCTTTGCCAGTTACCTAAAACTCCAACGCGAACTCGCCTACCTAAACCGAAAAGAAAACCAACGCGCCGCACTCGCGGAAAAAGCTAAATGGAAAAAAACAAAAGGCTGA
- a CDS encoding PRD domain-containing protein has protein sequence MKIKKVLNNNAVIVMDENQEKIALGPGIAFNKGKNDIINRNKIDKLFVIKNSDHFDQLLPQIPSEHMILTQEIIHYAEDCLQVKLNPHIFIALADHLTFAIERHEDGIFIKNKLIPEIRVLYKKEFDIGIWAINHVKEKIGIQMPIDEAAFIALHLHTASIPSGNLQVSLRQTSIINEIVHMIRDYFSISLEETGLSYERLITHFRYTLYRVNEAPERTMDEEMLMMISSKFPSSYQCAKTIAEHLSTQHGIHLPSEEIGYITIHIERLRGRKG, from the coding sequence ATGAAAATCAAGAAAGTCCTTAATAATAATGCCGTTATTGTCATGGATGAAAATCAGGAAAAAATTGCGCTGGGTCCAGGAATTGCATTTAATAAAGGGAAAAACGATATCATCAATAGGAATAAGATCGATAAACTATTTGTTATCAAAAACAGTGATCATTTTGATCAGCTTTTGCCCCAAATCCCCAGTGAGCATATGATTCTAACACAGGAGATTATTCATTATGCTGAGGATTGCCTTCAAGTAAAATTAAATCCCCATATCTTTATTGCTCTCGCAGACCATCTTACGTTTGCGATTGAACGCCATGAAGATGGTATATTTATAAAAAATAAACTTATCCCCGAAATAAGAGTTTTATATAAAAAGGAGTTTGACATAGGCATTTGGGCGATCAATCATGTTAAGGAGAAAATAGGTATACAAATGCCCATAGATGAAGCTGCCTTTATCGCGCTCCATCTGCATACGGCATCTATTCCGTCTGGAAATCTGCAAGTCTCCCTGCGCCAAACTTCTATTATTAATGAAATTGTACATATGATCAGGGACTATTTTTCTATCAGTTTAGAAGAAACAGGACTTTCCTACGAGCGCTTAATAACTCATTTTCGCTACACCCTGTATAGAGTCAATGAAGCTCCTGAACGCACAATGGATGAAGAAATGCTAATGATGATAAGCAGTAAGTTTCCTTCCTCTTACCAATGTGCTAAAACAATCGCAGAACATCTATCTACACAGCATGGCATACATCTTCCCTCTGAGGAAATTGGCTATATTACGATTCATATTGAGAGATTGCGAGGCAGAAAGGGATGA
- a CDS encoding SDR family oxidoreductase, with the protein MYPYYKYLRKERYCKDVPIAFPPQHQSEHPGLEYVMNPRPISENPYYKGSGKLERKTALITGGDSGIGRAVAYSFAKEGANVAIVYLYEHEDAEETKERIEKLGVKCLLICGNLTHEDMSVAAVRQCLDEFGKIDILVNNHAVQFVQKRIEDITEEQLDLTFRTNIYSYFFMVKAVLPHLQRGSSIINTASVTAYNGHPKLLDYSATKGAVVTFTRSLSLSLIKKGIRVNGVAPGPIWTPLIPSSFSAEEVKTFGTLTPEVPMKRAGQPFEIAPSYVFLASDDSSYMSGQILHPNGGDMVSS; encoded by the coding sequence ATGTATCCATACTATAAGTATTTAAGGAAGGAAAGATATTGTAAAGATGTACCGATTGCTTTTCCTCCTCAACATCAAAGCGAGCATCCGGGGTTGGAATATGTAATGAATCCTAGACCTATATCTGAAAATCCATACTACAAAGGGAGCGGAAAGCTGGAGAGGAAGACTGCGCTTATTACAGGAGGAGATTCAGGTATTGGCAGAGCGGTCGCCTATTCTTTTGCGAAAGAGGGTGCGAATGTTGCTATTGTATATCTGTATGAGCATGAGGATGCCGAGGAAACAAAAGAAAGAATCGAGAAGCTAGGGGTTAAGTGCCTGCTTATATGTGGAAATCTTACCCATGAGGATATGTCAGTGGCTGCCGTTCGTCAATGTTTGGACGAATTTGGAAAGATCGATATTTTGGTAAATAATCATGCTGTACAGTTTGTTCAAAAACGGATTGAGGATATTACGGAGGAACAACTTGATTTAACATTTCGTACGAATATTTATTCCTATTTTTTTATGGTGAAGGCTGTCCTGCCACATCTCCAGCGTGGGTCTTCTATTATAAATACAGCTTCCGTAACAGCATATAATGGTCACCCTAAGCTATTGGATTATTCAGCAACGAAAGGGGCGGTTGTTACATTTACGCGTTCGCTTTCTCTTTCTTTAATAAAAAAGGGGATTCGGGTAAATGGTGTAGCTCCAGGACCAATTTGGACACCGCTGATTCCGTCTTCATTTTCAGCTGAAGAGGTAAAGACTTTTGGAACATTAACTCCTGAGGTACCGATGAAGCGAGCAGGCCAACCATTTGAAATTGCCCCCAGCTATGTATTTTTAGCATCAGATGATTCGAGCTATATGTCGGGGCAAATCCTTCATCCAAATGGAGGGGATATGGTAAGTTCGTAA
- a CDS encoding acyl-CoA thioesterase: MYKKTIEPRVSETDGIGHVNNTTIPIWLEAARNPIFKLFTPDLSFQKWKMIILNMNIDYSRQIYFGTNVEVFTWVKHIGNTSLELYEEIHQNGQVCAKGTAVYVNFNLETQKTEPIPQHLKHELSQHVYIEN, translated from the coding sequence ATGTATAAGAAAACGATAGAGCCGAGAGTTTCTGAAACAGATGGCATTGGCCATGTCAATAATACGACGATTCCCATTTGGCTTGAAGCAGCAAGGAACCCGATTTTTAAACTGTTTACTCCAGATCTCTCATTTCAGAAATGGAAAATGATCATTCTAAATATGAATATAGATTATAGTAGACAAATATATTTCGGTACAAATGTCGAAGTTTTCACATGGGTTAAACACATTGGAAATACAAGCTTGGAGCTGTATGAGGAGATTCACCAGAATGGTCAGGTTTGTGCCAAAGGGACAGCAGTATATGTTAATTTTAATTTGGAGACTCAGAAAACAGAACCTATACCGCAACATTTAAAACATGAACTTTCCCAGCATGTATATATTGAAAATTGA
- a CDS encoding iron-containing alcohol dehydrogenase: MVLSTIKLPSQTFIGWGSMERLDEGLQSMKSNKILLITDQILLDIGLLTPYMTPLQSKYRVEIYTDVEPEPTLACAQRLVDFARIEDFDCIVGIGGGSVLDLAKLAAVISDNEGDVADYLNLTGTKPILRKGKQKILIPTTSGTGSEVTDIAVLSLDGTKDVITHKYLLSDLAIVDPQLTVSVPRRITAATGVDALTHAIESYLSVRANDVTDGIAIQAIKLIGGAIRRAVQNGETPEARSAMSHGSYLAGLAFHNAGVAGVHALAYPLGSQYKLPHGESNAVLLPYVMDYIKEHCQDKMSHLVTMLGDEKQTPFEVFHQLIEDVGLPVTLKEYGVKEASLVGLSDDANKQTRLLARSPLPLNKDDILNIYQHAYKGVPLSREAGGRYV; encoded by the coding sequence ATGGTGTTGTCTACTATTAAATTACCAAGTCAAACTTTTATCGGCTGGGGTTCAATGGAGAGACTGGATGAAGGTTTGCAATCTATGAAAAGTAATAAAATCCTGCTAATCACTGACCAAATATTACTTGATATTGGATTGCTTACACCTTATATGACTCCATTGCAATCAAAATATAGAGTTGAAATTTACACAGATGTAGAGCCAGAGCCGACTCTTGCTTGTGCTCAACGATTGGTCGATTTTGCAAGAATAGAAGATTTTGATTGTATTGTAGGTATTGGCGGAGGATCGGTATTGGATTTAGCTAAGCTGGCCGCGGTTATATCTGACAATGAAGGGGATGTTGCCGACTATTTAAATTTAACTGGGACAAAACCAATCCTCCGTAAAGGGAAACAAAAAATATTAATCCCGACCACCTCGGGGACTGGAAGTGAAGTGACGGATATTGCCGTGTTATCACTTGATGGAACAAAAGATGTCATTACCCATAAGTATTTGTTGTCTGATCTGGCAATTGTCGATCCGCAGCTGACTGTTTCTGTACCAAGACGAATTACGGCTGCTACCGGTGTGGATGCTTTGACACATGCGATAGAGTCATATCTTTCAGTCCGAGCGAATGATGTGACGGATGGGATTGCCATTCAAGCAATTAAGCTTATTGGAGGGGCAATCCGCAGGGCTGTACAAAATGGTGAGACCCCGGAAGCAAGATCAGCAATGAGCCATGGGAGTTATCTGGCTGGCCTGGCTTTTCACAATGCAGGTGTAGCCGGTGTCCATGCACTTGCGTATCCACTAGGAAGTCAATACAAACTGCCTCATGGTGAATCGAATGCTGTATTGCTGCCTTATGTAATGGACTATATTAAGGAACATTGCCAGGATAAAATGAGTCATCTAGTAACGATGCTGGGAGATGAAAAGCAGACGCCATTCGAGGTGTTTCATCAATTGATAGAGGACGTTGGATTGCCTGTCACATTGAAAGAATATGGTGTGAAGGAAGCCTCGTTGGTAGGATTGTCCGATGATGCGAACAAACAGACAAGGCTGCTGGCCAGAAGTCCGCTCCCTTTAAATAAGGATGATATATTGAACATTTATCAGCATGCATATAAAGGAGTGCCTTTGAGTAGGGAGGCGGGAGGCCGGTATGTATAA